The Corythoichthys intestinalis isolate RoL2023-P3 chromosome 2, ASM3026506v1, whole genome shotgun sequence DNA segment ATTTCTCTGTTTCAAGGGGTCAGATGATGTCCCAttacattaaaattttaatgtgGGTTTTTTCTATATATTTCCAGGGCGTGCGCAGTTGGTTGGGCGACAAGATCACATAATTTCTGTTTGAAGGGGTCAGATGATGTCCCATTACATTAAAATCTCAATGTGGGTTCCAGGGCATGCGCTGTTGGCTGGGCaacaagaacaaacaacaattaGCGGGTGAAATCTCCAAACTATAAACTCTtgagaaaacacagaaaatcggAGAGGGTTTTAGAGAAAAGCTTCAAATTTGTATTAGCGACAAAATCTGAGTAATTCAAAGCTTGTTTGAGATTTGAGATGATGAAAAATGTTGATCTGACTCACCTGACTCAATTATGCAAAGCTCATGAAAAATTGAGGTCTTTCCATTTTGAGGCGTACAGTTATTTTGTTTCAAGAAAACTTGAATTTGTATGCAAGGCACAAAACTGAAATGGATTGTATACtatgtaatttatttttaaatccctAAACAAAAATATAGTTACTAGTAGGGGTGGGAATGTCGGGGAAACTCACATGCGATACAAGGGTCATGATGACGATGATCTCACAATGTGGCGttgcaacaattatcgataaatgggtcaggaaatcattctacaataaGCATAttgatttttgctcacttcccgttgattttgggacatttctgcggcatatgctgttgattttggagcatttacagatcacttccctatgatcccaggtcacttcctgttcattaacccaaaatcaacaggaagtgacctataaatgcccccaaaacctGGAAAACTGGCTTTGAATGCTctgttcagtgccattgacagtgctagacgtccaatctatcttTTTGTAttcaactcattgcatgccattgatggtgatagttgttcaattcatctaatcttgaaacaCTTTGTCAGCAAGTCATGGGTTGGCTTTGAATGCTCGTGTTTCAGTCAGTCAAAAGGTTGTCGATCTGTTTCCCTATTTGTATTGTAAATTGTAGTTTCTGTCTGGTTAATGTTAAGCCTGTcgtgatatgcaatgagtcaatttatcgcacggtaaataaaaatgagggttgTAATTTTCCCAGCTTCGATTAAACGCAGCTGGcgttgcgtgcatacatttgtgtgtgtgcttcTTTGGGTGTGCTGCATGCACTCGGCACAGGAGCGTGCTGATTGCATATGAGCCTCCTGTTCCTTTCactgatgtttattggtcatcagcaGGCCAGCACGAATTtaggttcagacatacaaaataaggaaacatctATTTTACACATTGTAAAATGTTACCATTACTACATTGaagctaatgaaaaaaaatgtaggcTACTAACCActgtagcctgctataaaacattggcagtaggcatgtgctggtatatTTTGACGGCATGATAAccctaagccaaaatatcagtttcacggtatcacgattTTACAActaaagctctaaaatgtgttactttgacatatctgggttaaaaaaattaaaaaacaaaactttcccCCCACTGAACAggagttttatttttcaaaacatgttagcaaattggaacattagtataatgttaagttaaataaaatatatatattctaaattaggggtgcacgatatccattttttgaaaccgatatcgataacttcctgctcctcaaagccgatatcgataaccgataataaatatataacctgagtttttgaacacctggaggtttaaaaaaatagtggtggattcaaaatagatttgcctttgatctcatcagatttttcataataacatgaacaaaacagtgcatttcacttctgcactgcccgacagccagctaagatgaatgcacttccatacaccacaaggcttggtcttttgcttttatgggaagacactcgtcttaatattgtaaaagtacaacagaaaaatacacatattcaatactcaatatacaacaaactgcacaatatacTTAtacacacaactattatatgttttatattgtagcatagcacactagcttgtgctactaaagcattggctggcttctataacacaacttatgaagttctgtacatatcacccttcaccacagaagtaaacatattttgcacatccatatgtaatagtaaacataaaatacttacatatatttccgacgCGGAaaagtaacagaaagcattcacgactgtcaatgctaccacTGGACACCataatgtgtaagtgattgaaccaaactactgtaacaaaaaataggtgcattgaattattctgaccagcaggtgggagcaatgccccgcaaatggtcaactgatttcccatactattgtgtaaacagcaaagccagaacagtacatattatcggtccttttataaatgttattggatttatcgcgatgacgtcataattcctattatcggaccaataattatcgtgcaccagtattctaaataaaataaatgcagtcgttTAGgtcagcctaaacccacagccacagctcaatattattaccatcagaacaaaaataattattttccataaaaagcacatttgTGTGTCTCGTATCATATTTACATTACACAcagactctttctcaacacagacagttgccagagagaaaaaaaatcgctacgttttaccaccgctagacaccctaaagacgctggagttaactctaatagctggtgggaagcgttcatgacagtgtttactaacctttagttgtataaatgcgaaataatATTGGAGGTCTTGCttccttggcagccacccttggcaaacatgttttacatgtcgggtaGCTCACCTCTTGTAAGCtgcggccatctgtaactttttggtagcggaagtattcccataccaatgattgttttcttcgatgggggaaaaagttcaggaatttcacctcctccagccattgcgagggattttccctgcatttttgggacataaaaaatagctattcttttagggacagtatgacggacaatttttgcggttttgaaaccgtgacgttttcatcccacattaccttgaaaccggtaaactGACAGTCTTCACCAAAACGCAGAATTGCGGTTAAAAAGTAACACATCAAATATGAAaactcgctggttaacagcatttgtggacgatgcaaaaaaaaagaaaaaaaatctattactaacATGACTAAAAgagaagtgcattttttttttttttttttaacagtttagTACAGTTAGTGGCTCAGCAAACGCACTttgagtgaacatttcaaaataaaagcataggTTCAAAGTGtagatgaaaaatttctggagttaatcccagatacagattctacactaaaaatagttttaaaatgacacccattatgaaaaatctgataggCGATGAATAATTTGTCTTTAAATTTGCTAACGTGCACGTTacaggacaagatgacagtcattttggatcaaatatacaCTTTTGATGTgctctaattggcagagaacaaaaatggcattgggtttcttacctatttcatattctgcacttagctagctttcaaatgactcgcTCTGCATTgtgttttaatatttattattttattatagtttgttttatttaagaataacaatgtattgcatttgaatgggtgatttattaggatgtattgtcactactggtggaattggttaaaaaaaaaagacaataatatcgcatatcggcaataatttgAGACAATATATCACCTGCTAAAAtgctatcgcgacaggcttagttaaTGTAAAAGCAGTGCATTTTTACAGCAAGAAAAGTTTgtatatcactgtcaatggcagctaatgagttaagaaaTTACAATTTAGATATTTCTTATGCATTTCTTGTTGGTCCATGAGTGAAACTTCACCTTGTCGAGACCACGTCCCTCATCATCGTTTAATTTGCCGACAGAGAGTCAAGTAACCACCATTGTTCCTCACGCTCGCCACTGAGGATGGCCATGGTCATCCAGGACGATTCTCTACCGGCAGCACCTCCGCCTCAGATTCGCATCTTGAAGCGGCCCACCAACAACGGCTCACTTGGGTCGCCCCTGAACCAGAATAGGCCCACACCCCAGGTCAAATCACTGGCGCAGCGCGAGGCGGAGTACGCCGAGGCCCGCAAGAGAATTTTGGGCAGCGCCTGTCCGGAGGAGACGGGCCAGGATAAGAACAACGCTGACAGGTGATTTATCAATTTGACACAAATGAAAGGCTCATTTATAGAGTATATGTTTGTACAAAAGGCCATGAGATGCAGTTGTTTCAAGAGTTGTCCAGTAATGACTTCTTAACTGATAACCCGATGTTGTCCAACACAAAAATCCGATACAGATATACGCTGTCGTGGACttaacgtgtgtgtgtgtgtgtggggggtggagaatcatttgaaacttttttttctttcaacattCATGAGATTGGGGATTATACTGAAGTTTTCATtgtaaatgtacagtatttaacAAGACAAAGTGCAATTAGAGACCAATTGCATCACTCGAATGCACACTTTCAGCCTCAAACTTGGAAGTTATAACGTTCACTCCGTTTGCCAACTTCTTGAGGTAGACTAGAAACCTTCCTTATTGCCTCCCAAAACAGGCCTCTATTTCCTCATGCATTCCAACACCcaccagcaccccctgctgactGATTCCCGTCATTCAGACTGAGAACTTCAGTGCATGAGGACCAATGTAATGACAATTTCCAAGATGTattttgctgggcttttgcacAAGTTTTCTATTATCATCATTATATATGTGTTTAATATTTTTCTTAGTGATTATTTCTTGCTGGCGATGCAGTAGTTATATGTTAGGAGTTTGtagttcattatttttcaattttttgttcatttttatttgagcGACAtgagtgatttgggtctttcccTCAGTTAACAAATCCCAATCATTTTAGAGGCAGTTAGGGGGAACTCTGAAGTACAGCCACAGTGCTAAGTGGTGACCAGCCCACTCTCAAAGACTAAGCATTTATGTGAGCTGATGACCCAgcataaaaaatattgataCCGATGAAAAAGTTTAGTTGTTACAATGCGTGAATTTCTAATTTGGTTCTTGATCTTAGTTACATCGTCAACATTAGCTCTTGTTGTATGATTTTCCTCCAGAGCCCCTCGCACCAACTCTACGTTGCCTTCAGAGGACACCAGATCTACCAATCACACGGTCCGACAGCCAACCAGTCCGGACGGTACCCAAGGGTTCCGACAGCACAGATAAATTGGACCTCGGGGCTTTTTGGGGGGCCCCTGGAGTGAGCAGACTACACTATTTGGCTCCTAACTTTCTTCCCGCTTGCCCCTCCCAAATTCCGTTTGGACACTGTGACTATGAAAGCCTGGACCCACTGTGATGATCCCTTTAAAGGAACACCTCACTCCACCTCTCCAAACAAAGACTACCAAAGAAGAGGCGGAGTGAGGCCCATCCGCAAGCAATAATAGTCAAGACGTCACTTTATAGCTGTGCTTTTTAATCTGTCACGTTGGCTCAccaactttttaattttttttttttttttaacccgttttTGGAGTATTACAAAGGATTCTCTGCTTGgtcattttcacctaaatcctGAGTTTAGAGTACTTGTCAGCACAGCTCCTGTGATACATACACCATATGAAAAAAAGCCATCTTTTTTCAGGAAGCAAAATTTACCATCTCGTGGTGTTGCAATGTAGCTTTAGCAGCGTGCTCCTAATGAGCATGTTGCCATTTATTTTGAgccattttgtgtgtgttttgttttgttattttgccAGCCTTGCTCCTCGAActagcacattttttttttttttttaatgaaatgccTGGGGTAAATCAAGTGGGACTTGACGGTCCCTTTTTTAGTAGCTTTTCTGCCTTTTAGACATACAAAATGGAAGCAACGTCAGCAGTATTTTAACTCATGAACAAAGATAGAAATCAGGTTCTCAATTTACTTTGTACATAGTGCATTGCTTCTTGAAAGCTTGCCCATGCCTTCTCCAGTACATGCAGGAGAAACACTTCAAAATGGACCcagcatgttgtttttttgttgttgcaaaaaCCTATGCCGATATGGTGGCTGTTGTCTGTTTGAACTGTTGTCGTGGCTTATTGTGCAAAAGGTCACTGCTGTAAATGATGACTGTATCGGATTATTCAAACATGATCCGTCGACGTCAGCAAGTCACCAGTTGGCTAAAGAATGTTttatgtcccccccccccccaacgtgTGTTGGTTTTTGTTCACAAAGACTTCAAGAAAGCCATATATTTTGTGGTACAAGCCATCGGCGGAAAAGTCCAACTCTGCCAACGTCGCTTCTTTACTTCCTGGTGGTGCAAGTCAACGGAGaatgtgagcaaaaaaaaaaatggaacgcCTCGCTATAGTGCAGCAGAAAACTCTGCCAATGCAAACTGCCTGTAAATATATAGATTTAATAAACTGatttgcaacaaaaaaaaagtcattacacCATTTTATTGAATCGTTTATCCACAGTCAGGTCCATAACTACTAAGACATGGAcacaatttaaattttattttgttctaATCACTGCACTAGATTTGAaacttaaaaatgttaaatgcaAACTTAATCTTTTAATTTGATGCCAATTTTTTGAGTGGTATTAAATCCTCTGATGACTATACTGTAAGTTCCATATTTAAGGCTATAATTTGATTTGTGATTTGTCCTATTGCTTGAAGTCCCTTTAAAAGTAGTTATGTATATACACGCATGGTTAAAACTCCAACAGCATTCCCCAGATTTAAATATAAATAGCCTAAAATTGAAACAGTTTGCAATAAacatatttttccccatttcaTATCCAGTGCAGTTATGCTGTTAGCCAAAAACATGAGTAGTGTGTCAACGTTTGTGGAAATGACAATTTTCAGAATTTTTCTCGCTAGTTTATGCCATTGACTGTGTGCTCCGAGGGGTACAGTATTTGGTTGAGGGGGGGCCATGAACGGTCACACAGGATGGAGTTGAGGTGTTTGAACTTTTTCTTGGATAAACGCTTCCGGCAGAGGCAACGAAGATAGTTC contains these protein-coding regions:
- the szrd1 gene encoding SUZ domain-containing protein 1 isoform X3, encoding MCAEMEKRLEEKLRISQKEKESSNHHCSSRSPLRMAMVIQDDSLPAAPPPQIRILKRPTNNGSLGSPLNQNRPTPQVKSLAQREAEYAEARKRILGSACPEETGQDKNNADRAPRTNSTLPSEDTRSTNHTVRQPTSPDGTQGFRQHR
- the szrd1 gene encoding SUZ domain-containing protein 1 isoform X1, yielding MDEEVAESWEEAADNGEMEKRLEEKLRISQKEKESSNHHCSSRSPLRMAMVIQDDSLPAAPPPQIRILKRPTNNGSLGSPLNQNRPTPQVKSLAQREAEYAEARKRILGSACPEETGQDKNNADRAPRTNSTLPSEDTRSTNHTVRQPTSPDGTQGFRQHR
- the szrd1 gene encoding SUZ domain-containing protein 1 isoform X2; this translates as MMSHYIKISMWVPGHALLAGQQEQTTISGESSNHHCSSRSPLRMAMVIQDDSLPAAPPPQIRILKRPTNNGSLGSPLNQNRPTPQVKSLAQREAEYAEARKRILGSACPEETGQDKNNADRAPRTNSTLPSEDTRSTNHTVRQPTSPDGTQGFRQHR